The proteins below come from a single Prochlorococcus marinus CUG1415 genomic window:
- the thrS gene encoding threonine--tRNA ligase — protein MPIITLPDGSKKVFEKSVTILEIAQTIGAGLAKATIAGKVNDVLLDATIPISRDSEVVIITSKDKEGIEIIRHSFAHLIGHAVKQIYSDIKMAIGPVIEDGFYYDIFSEYRFTPEDLIKIENRINKLIKTNYDVEILQVSKEEAIKTFKERDETFKLRIIEEIPEEGLINLYKHEEYIDMCRGPHVPNTRHLRHFKLLKLSGSYWRGNSKNESLQRIYGTAWAKEKELKDYLTRIEEAEKRDHRKLGKKHSLFHIQEESPGMIFWHPNGWTIYQVLEKYIREILKKNDYLEIKTPQAVDKSLWEKSGHWEKFRDDMFTTASENRTYAIKPMNCPCHIQVFNQGLKSYKDLPIRLAEFGSCHRNEPSGALHGLMRVRNFTQDDAHIFCTEEQIQEEVSTFIDLVFEVYKTFGFDEIIIKLSTRPEKRVGSEEIWDKSEEALTKALDNKNLKWELQPGEGAFYGPKIEFSLKDCLNRVWQCGTIQVDFSMPIRLDATYVDIDNEKRNPVMLHRAILGSFERFIGILIEQYEAKFPIWLAPYQIILLSITDRNIEKCLTFNELINNNGYRSKVDVRNEKIGYKIREATLGRVPLIAVIGDKEEEIDSVALRALDGTSLGIFDLPNLYKLMDELIEKKGRTQ, from the coding sequence ATGCCAATAATTACCTTACCAGATGGTTCAAAAAAGGTTTTCGAAAAATCTGTAACTATTCTAGAAATTGCCCAGACTATAGGCGCTGGATTAGCTAAAGCAACAATTGCTGGAAAAGTAAATGATGTTCTCCTTGATGCAACTATTCCTATAAGTAGAGATTCCGAAGTTGTAATCATCACATCAAAAGATAAAGAAGGCATTGAAATAATAAGACATTCTTTTGCTCATCTTATTGGTCATGCAGTTAAACAAATTTACTCTGATATTAAGATGGCAATTGGTCCTGTAATTGAAGATGGTTTTTATTATGATATTTTCTCTGAATACAGATTTACTCCTGAAGATTTAATAAAAATCGAAAACAGAATTAATAAATTAATAAAAACAAACTATGACGTTGAAATTTTACAAGTTTCTAAAGAAGAGGCAATTAAAACGTTTAAAGAAAGAGATGAGACTTTTAAATTACGAATAATTGAAGAAATTCCTGAAGAAGGGCTCATAAATTTATACAAACACGAAGAATATATCGATATGTGTAGAGGGCCTCACGTACCCAATACTAGACATTTGAGACACTTTAAATTACTTAAGTTATCAGGTTCATACTGGAGAGGGAATAGTAAGAATGAATCATTACAGAGAATATATGGAACTGCATGGGCAAAAGAAAAAGAACTCAAAGATTATTTAACAAGAATTGAAGAAGCGGAAAAAAGGGATCATAGAAAACTTGGTAAAAAACATTCACTATTTCATATACAAGAAGAATCTCCAGGAATGATTTTTTGGCATCCAAATGGATGGACAATTTACCAAGTACTGGAAAAGTACATAAGAGAAATACTCAAAAAAAATGATTATTTAGAAATTAAAACCCCACAAGCTGTTGATAAATCTCTTTGGGAAAAATCCGGTCATTGGGAAAAATTTAGAGACGATATGTTCACTACTGCATCAGAAAATCGAACTTATGCAATTAAACCAATGAATTGTCCATGCCATATACAAGTATTTAATCAAGGTTTAAAAAGTTATAAGGATTTACCTATTCGTCTTGCTGAATTTGGTTCTTGTCACAGAAATGAGCCCTCTGGTGCACTGCACGGCTTAATGAGAGTAAGAAACTTTACACAAGATGATGCACATATATTCTGCACAGAAGAGCAAATTCAAGAAGAGGTATCAACTTTTATAGATCTTGTTTTCGAGGTTTATAAAACTTTTGGTTTTGATGAAATTATTATCAAATTATCAACCCGTCCTGAAAAAAGGGTAGGTAGTGAAGAGATTTGGGATAAATCAGAGGAGGCTCTTACCAAAGCTCTCGATAATAAGAACCTCAAATGGGAACTCCAACCAGGAGAGGGGGCTTTTTATGGTCCCAAAATAGAATTCTCCTTAAAAGATTGTCTTAATAGAGTTTGGCAATGCGGTACTATTCAGGTTGATTTCTCAATGCCTATTAGGTTGGATGCAACTTATGTAGATATTGATAATGAGAAAAGAAATCCAGTTATGCTTCATAGAGCAATTTTAGGATCCTTTGAGCGATTTATCGGAATCTTAATTGAACAATATGAGGCAAAATTCCCAATTTGGCTTGCGCCTTATCAAATAATTTTATTGAGCATTACGGATAGAAATATTGAAAAGTGTTTAACGTTTAATGAATTAATAAATAATAATGGTTACCGATCAAAAGTTGATGTTAGGAATGAAAAAATAGGAT
- the trpS gene encoding tryptophan--tRNA ligase: MANKKRILSGVQPTGDLHIGNWLGAINNWVTLQEQYETFLCVVDLHAITASYNPKELSQNTISTAALYVACGIDPNICSIFVQSQISAHSELCWILNCMTPINWMERMIQFKEKSIQQGNNVSIGLFDYPILMAADILLYDADFVPVGEDQKQHLELARDIAQQRINARFSRDKNILKIPQPIIMKNGSKIMSLIDGSKKMSKSDPNEGSRINLLDAPEVITKKIKRAKSDSSIGIEFNNPERPESKNLLMIYSILSGKEISQCENDLSETGWGTFKKLITEQLIESLEPIQKKYKLLINDPYQLNKILDEGKEKAENLANQTLKRVKSKLGFFEMEK; encoded by the coding sequence ATGGCAAATAAAAAAAGAATTCTTTCGGGAGTTCAACCAACTGGTGATTTACATATTGGGAATTGGCTTGGGGCCATAAATAATTGGGTTACGCTTCAAGAGCAATATGAAACATTTCTATGTGTAGTTGATTTGCACGCAATCACAGCTTCATATAATCCCAAAGAATTATCTCAGAACACTATCTCTACTGCTGCTTTGTACGTCGCTTGTGGAATAGATCCCAATATATGCTCTATTTTTGTCCAAAGTCAGATTTCCGCACATTCAGAACTTTGTTGGATATTGAATTGCATGACCCCAATAAATTGGATGGAAAGAATGATTCAATTCAAAGAAAAATCCATACAACAGGGGAATAATGTATCTATTGGATTATTTGACTATCCGATCCTAATGGCTGCAGACATTCTTCTATATGACGCTGACTTTGTACCCGTAGGTGAGGATCAAAAACAACATCTTGAACTTGCCAGAGATATTGCACAACAGAGAATTAATGCCAGATTTAGTAGGGATAAAAATATTTTAAAAATCCCTCAACCAATAATCATGAAGAATGGATCAAAAATAATGAGTTTAATTGATGGTTCAAAAAAGATGAGCAAAAGTGATCCTAATGAAGGCAGTCGTATTAACTTATTAGATGCTCCTGAAGTAATAACGAAAAAAATAAAAAGAGCAAAAAGTGACAGTTCTATTGGAATTGAATTTAACAACCCTGAGAGACCAGAATCTAAGAATCTTTTGATGATTTATTCAATATTATCTGGCAAAGAAATTTCTCAATGTGAAAATGATTTATCAGAGACTGGATGGGGGACATTTAAGAAATTAATTACAGAACAACTTATTGAATCACTAGAACCTATTCAGAAAAAATATAAATTATTAATTAATGATCCCTATCAATTAAATAAAATCCTTGATGAAGGGAAGGAAAAAGCTGAAAATTTAGCAAATCAGACTTTAAAAAGAGTTAAATCAAAATTGGGATTCTTTGAAATGGAGAAATAA
- a CDS encoding DUF697 domain-containing protein: MFDITKENLLKDLIKFPKKNIFIILLLLGFGEWFASDVIHLTGGSIGFFILCFGGYFFLKNDQPKFNEPKDLDGWVNLCNEDLNFYEKLEETNNLEKENLKRQQSLDSILNRFAKEKICFIGKKNYDSTQSLFRDFFKEDKFDFNFIEKLPKYNSSEIVPDNVINTDAVLYFLNAPLSANDFLWLEKLPKDMPIWLVAQSSNGFESQNEIDELRDQISGEFINRIIKVDTNKNELTHIPFSLRRFFLSSSKNIENTKKRLLKQLHTKWQSEIEGIRRKQLKVLQRKNQILVATTVFLSPLPSIDVLSMTVLNSLMIKEIKSIWGCNWSPEILDKVSKQIIKTAIAQGVIEWSGQTLIGLTKFHGPNWLFSGTYQAISAAYLTRVVSSSLADFMAITKGVSEPDLEFIKENSEKVVEKAFEKEKINWQSLISDLKNPLIRLRYSS, translated from the coding sequence GTGTTTGATATTACCAAAGAGAACCTTTTGAAGGATTTAATAAAGTTTCCGAAGAAAAACATCTTTATAATTTTACTTTTGTTAGGCTTTGGAGAATGGTTTGCAAGTGATGTAATACATTTAACAGGCGGGTCAATAGGATTTTTTATTTTATGCTTTGGAGGATATTTTTTCCTTAAGAATGACCAACCAAAATTTAATGAGCCAAAGGACTTAGATGGCTGGGTAAATCTTTGTAATGAAGACTTAAACTTCTATGAAAAACTTGAGGAGACTAATAATTTAGAAAAAGAAAATCTTAAAAGGCAACAATCCCTTGACTCGATACTTAATAGATTTGCAAAAGAGAAAATATGTTTTATTGGGAAGAAAAATTATGACTCAACTCAATCCTTATTTAGAGATTTCTTCAAAGAAGATAAGTTTGATTTTAATTTTATTGAAAAACTGCCAAAATATAATTCTTCGGAGATTGTCCCTGATAATGTAATAAATACTGATGCTGTTTTATATTTTCTAAATGCACCTTTATCTGCTAATGATTTTTTATGGTTAGAAAAGCTTCCCAAGGATATGCCCATTTGGTTAGTAGCCCAATCTTCAAATGGATTTGAATCTCAAAATGAAATAGATGAATTGAGGGATCAAATTTCAGGAGAATTTATAAATAGAATAATTAAAGTTGATACAAATAAAAATGAATTAACTCATATACCTTTTTCTTTAAGGAGATTTTTTCTAAGTTCAAGTAAAAATATTGAGAATACGAAGAAAAGACTTTTGAAGCAATTGCATACTAAATGGCAGTCTGAGATTGAGGGGATAAGAAGAAAACAATTGAAAGTTTTACAGAGGAAGAATCAAATTCTTGTTGCTACGACTGTTTTCTTGTCACCACTTCCTTCAATAGATGTTTTATCTATGACAGTCTTAAATTCTCTAATGATTAAAGAGATAAAATCAATATGGGGATGTAATTGGTCGCCAGAAATTTTGGATAAAGTATCAAAACAAATAATAAAGACTGCAATAGCTCAGGGAGTAATTGAATGGAGTGGTCAGACTTTAATTGGATTAACAAAATTTCATGGCCCAAATTGGTTGTTTTCAGGAACTTATCAGGCAATAAGTGCAGCATATTTAACAAGAGTCGTTTCTAGTTCCCTGGCGGATTTTATGGCGATAACAAAAGGAGTATCTGAGCCTGACTTAGAATTTATAAAAGAAAATTCTGAAAAAGTTGTTGAAAAAGCTTTTGAAAAGGAGAAAATAAATTGGCAATCTTTGATATCTGATTTAAAAAATCCTTTAATTCGACTTAGATATAGTTCATAA
- a CDS encoding metal ABC transporter substrate-binding protein, which produces MRKKFLLSILGCLIFLFSTTGCKSISTKNETKQKLILVSFTVLADIIQNISKNDDFLVKSITKPGIEVHGYKPTPSDLINASEAFVFVDNGFGFEIWSEKFVSNLKVQRITIADDLEPILISEDAYKGKPNPHAWISPKRGILYVDIIVESLSELMPSKTELFKKNGETYKHKLSKIDQDFSLFINNLEKDKRYLVSCEGAFSYLAKDYGLNEVYLWPVNAESQITPQRMARTISLIKKKNVPAVFCESTVSNESQMVVVNETGTKFGGNLYVDSLSSDNGPANSYLEMLKHNLEIIKRGLE; this is translated from the coding sequence ATGCGTAAAAAGTTTTTGCTTTCAATTCTTGGATGTTTAATTTTTCTTTTTTCAACTACTGGATGTAAGTCAATCTCAACTAAAAATGAAACTAAACAAAAGTTGATTTTAGTAAGCTTTACCGTTTTGGCAGATATAATTCAAAATATTTCTAAAAATGATGACTTCCTGGTTAAATCGATCACTAAGCCTGGAATAGAGGTTCATGGTTATAAACCAACTCCAAGCGACCTAATAAATGCCTCTGAAGCATTTGTTTTTGTGGATAATGGATTTGGATTTGAAATATGGTCAGAAAAATTTGTTTCTAATTTGAAAGTTCAAAGAATAACTATTGCAGATGATTTAGAACCAATATTAATAAGTGAAGATGCTTACAAAGGGAAACCAAATCCCCATGCCTGGATTTCTCCAAAAAGAGGAATTCTTTATGTAGATATTATCGTGGAATCTTTATCAGAATTGATGCCCTCCAAAACAGAGTTATTCAAAAAAAATGGAGAAACTTATAAACATAAACTCTCTAAAATTGATCAAGATTTCTCACTTTTTATTAATAACTTAGAAAAAGATAAAAGGTATCTAGTAAGTTGTGAAGGGGCATTTTCTTATCTCGCTAAGGATTATGGATTAAATGAAGTTTACTTATGGCCAGTTAATGCCGAGAGTCAAATTACGCCCCAGAGGATGGCAAGAACAATATCCTTAATTAAGAAAAAAAATGTCCCAGCTGTATTTTGTGAAAGTACTGTAAGTAATGAATCTCAAATGGTTGTTGTCAATGAAACTGGAACTAAATTTGGAGGAAATCTTTATGTTGATTCTTTGTCAAGTGATAATGGCCCAGCTAATTCTTACTTGGAAATGCTGAAACATAATTTGGAAATTATTAAAAGAGGTCTTGAATAA
- a CDS encoding metal ABC transporter ATP-binding protein, with product MEKPNYQNYRIDAENICVDYNGKVALYDANLRLKPGQICGLVGMNGAGKTTFFNALTGFVSISKGKIRINGESLRSAQKDQTIAYVPQSEGIDIQFPVNVWDVVMMGRYGSMNVLRCPRESDIQAVKDAIERVDLTDFLSTPIGNLSGGQRKRTFLARAIAQRASILLLDEPFTGVDIRTEKLISELFIQFKNEGKTILLSTHDIIHVREFCDLVLLINKTVVAYGEASEVFTPENITTTFGGISPDVLFGPES from the coding sequence ATGGAAAAACCTAATTATCAAAACTATAGGATTGATGCAGAAAATATATGCGTAGACTACAACGGCAAAGTTGCTTTGTATGATGCAAACTTAAGATTAAAGCCTGGTCAAATTTGTGGATTGGTAGGAATGAATGGAGCAGGGAAAACAACCTTTTTTAATGCATTGACTGGCTTTGTTAGCATTTCTAAGGGAAAAATAAGAATAAATGGAGAGTCTTTAAGGTCTGCTCAGAAAGACCAAACAATCGCTTATGTTCCTCAAAGTGAAGGTATTGATATTCAATTCCCTGTAAATGTTTGGGATGTTGTAATGATGGGAAGATATGGATCGATGAATGTTCTAAGGTGTCCAAGAGAGTCTGATATTCAGGCTGTTAAAGATGCTATTGAGAGGGTTGACCTGACCGATTTTTTATCTACACCAATTGGGAATTTGTCTGGAGGTCAAAGGAAAAGAACTTTTTTAGCCAGAGCAATTGCACAAAGAGCTTCAATATTATTGCTGGATGAACCCTTTACAGGAGTTGATATAAGAACTGAGAAACTAATTTCAGAATTATTTATTCAGTTTAAAAATGAGGGTAAAACAATTTTATTATCTACTCATGATATTATCCATGTTCGCGAATTTTGTGATTTGGTACTTTTAATAAACAAAACAGTTGTTGCATATGGGGAGGCTTCTGAAGTGTTTACACCTGAAAATATAACAACTACCTTTGGTGGGATCTCTCCTGACGTTTTGTTTGGGCCTGAGTCATGA
- a CDS encoding metal ABC transporter permease gives MEPYLFSSINTFLTDPLSHDFMRKALLMSSLVAAVCGFLSSYLTLKGWALMGDAVSHSVMPGVVVAYALGLPFSLGAFIFGVGSVALIGFVKQKSRVKEDTVIGLVFTGFFALGIVLVSKIKSNIDLHSILFGSPLGISLSDVKQTLLISLLVVILLSVFRKDLMLYCFDPRHAKTVGINVLFLHYLLLTCLSLAAVVGLQTVGIILVVAMLITPGATAYLLTDQFDNMTIISVLSAIISSVIGIYFSFWFDLETGGSIVLAQTFIFLFAFLFAPRYGIFKFKKFFSNYK, from the coding sequence ATGGAGCCCTATTTATTCTCTAGTATAAATACATTCTTAACAGATCCTTTATCCCATGATTTCATGAGAAAAGCTCTATTGATGAGCTCTTTAGTGGCAGCTGTTTGTGGTTTTTTATCTAGTTATTTAACTCTCAAAGGTTGGGCTTTAATGGGGGATGCAGTATCTCACTCTGTAATGCCTGGAGTTGTTGTGGCTTATGCTTTGGGACTCCCATTCTCATTGGGTGCATTTATATTCGGTGTAGGTTCTGTAGCGCTTATAGGATTTGTTAAACAAAAATCGAGAGTTAAGGAAGATACCGTTATTGGATTAGTCTTTACAGGCTTCTTTGCTCTTGGAATAGTTTTGGTTTCTAAGATTAAAAGTAATATTGATCTCCACTCTATTCTTTTTGGAAGTCCATTAGGCATATCACTATCTGATGTGAAGCAAACATTATTGATCTCTTTGTTGGTAGTAATACTTTTATCAGTTTTTAGGAAAGATTTAATGCTTTACTGTTTTGATCCTAGACATGCAAAAACTGTGGGAATTAATGTTCTTTTCCTACATTATTTGCTTCTGACATGCTTATCATTAGCGGCCGTTGTTGGTTTGCAGACGGTTGGAATCATATTGGTAGTAGCAATGTTGATAACTCCTGGGGCTACGGCATATTTACTTACTGATCAATTTGATAATATGACCATTATTTCAGTATTAAGCGCCATTATATCAAGTGTAATAGGTATTTATTTTAGTTTTTGGTTCGATCTTGAAACCGGAGGTTCTATAGTATTAGCGCAAACTTTTATATTTTTATTTGCTTTTTTATTCGCTCCGAGATATGGAATATTCAAGTTTAAAAAATTCTTTTCTAATTACAAATAA
- a CDS encoding DUF4336 domain-containing protein has protein sequence MVEESSNKNWHWWPVFPLYPYGQKKTLLRELIPDQIWSLEQIQGLYYVAVPIRMTVIKVENGLMLINPLPPTKELINELEKLIAIHGKVKTIILPSASGLEHKIGLPALSRVFKDAEIWLCPGQWSFPINLPLDFLGIPSKRTRILFEEGTPHTNSFKWSSLGPLNLGLGRYQEISCFHYPTKTLHVTDAIVGIDSTPPEIFNFDPTPLLFHSRERGDEPLIDSIEQRKKGWKRLILFSSFLKPGKLNIPPLKKIFKYSFKKDLRNWRYHFGIYPFLWDEDWESSLVEIMGKDTPTIQIAPVLQKLIFPRSKEVLLKWLENIKSFEDMEYLIPAHFTAPIKFTIEDCQKLINEINSQKWDKLPEDNKFLMGLYKKLFELGIIPEDVNL, from the coding sequence ATGGTTGAAGAAAGTAGTAATAAAAATTGGCATTGGTGGCCTGTATTCCCTTTATATCCCTATGGGCAAAAGAAAACTCTTTTAAGAGAATTAATTCCTGATCAAATATGGTCTTTGGAACAAATACAGGGTCTTTATTATGTTGCAGTTCCAATAAGAATGACGGTAATAAAGGTTGAGAATGGATTGATGCTAATAAATCCACTACCACCGACAAAAGAATTAATAAATGAGTTAGAAAAATTAATTGCGATTCACGGCAAAGTAAAAACAATAATTCTACCGAGTGCCTCTGGACTAGAACATAAAATCGGACTGCCAGCTCTTTCAAGAGTTTTTAAAGATGCAGAAATTTGGCTTTGTCCTGGACAATGGAGTTTTCCAATAAATCTACCACTAGATTTTTTAGGAATTCCATCAAAAAGAACAAGAATACTGTTTGAGGAAGGTACTCCACATACAAACTCATTTAAATGGTCTTCATTAGGCCCACTGAATTTAGGACTTGGAAGATATCAGGAGATAAGCTGTTTCCACTATCCTACGAAAACTCTTCATGTGACAGACGCAATAGTTGGAATAGATTCCACACCACCTGAGATCTTTAATTTTGATCCAACTCCACTTCTTTTTCATTCTAGAGAGAGAGGAGACGAACCTTTGATTGACTCCATCGAACAAAGAAAAAAAGGATGGAAAAGGTTAATCTTATTTTCATCTTTTTTGAAACCAGGTAAATTAAATATTCCACCTTTAAAAAAAATATTTAAGTATTCATTCAAAAAAGATCTTAGAAATTGGAGATATCATTTCGGCATTTATCCCTTTTTATGGGACGAAGATTGGGAATCCTCTCTTGTTGAAATAATGGGTAAAGATACTCCTACGATTCAAATTGCACCAGTTTTACAAAAATTAATTTTTCCGCGCTCAAAAGAAGTTTTACTTAAATGGTTAGAAAATATAAAGTCTTTTGAAGATATGGAATATTTAATTCCAGCTCATTTTACGGCGCCTATAAAATTTACAATAGAAGATTGTCAAAAATTAATTAATGAAATTAATTCCCAAAAGTGGGACAAACTTCCTGAAGATAATAAATTTTTGATGGGTTTGTATAAAAAGTTGTTTGAACTAGGAATAATTCCAGAAGACGTAAACCTTTAA
- a CDS encoding DUF760 domain-containing protein: protein MFNPEFLATENNDPNDENDLIQYLQKQSPEVLQRVAKSASEDIQEIIRHNVQGLLGMLPSDQFDVKITSSKENIANLLSSAMMTGYFLRQMEQRKELEQTLKNDENMSIEE from the coding sequence ATGTTTAATCCAGAATTTCTTGCTACTGAAAATAATGATCCAAACGATGAGAATGATTTAATCCAATATTTACAAAAACAATCTCCAGAAGTTTTGCAAAGAGTAGCAAAATCAGCTAGTGAAGATATTCAAGAAATTATTAGACATAATGTTCAAGGTCTTCTTGGAATGCTTCCTTCAGATCAATTTGATGTAAAAATAACATCTTCAAAAGAAAACATTGCTAATTTATTATCTTCTGCAATGATGACAGGATATTTCTTAAGACAAATGGAGCAAAGAAAAGAGCTGGAACAAACTCTTAAAAATGATGAAAACATGTCTATAGAAGAGTAA
- the lepB gene encoding signal peptidase I, with product MSTTQEKRNSILKDLKNLLIWISIALIIRWQVIEPRWIPSGSMLPTLQIQDKILVEKISPKITSKSNLSTLKNKIVVFKVPEQLINAGYEADTALIKRVIGIPGDKIEVRDGNLYLNDITQRNYVFDKNINYSLGPFIVPEESLWVMGDNRNNSMDSHIWGFLPYEKVIGKAIFRYWPLNKIGPIRFPALNNLD from the coding sequence ATGTCTACAACTCAAGAAAAAAGAAATTCAATATTAAAGGATTTAAAAAATCTTTTAATCTGGATATCTATAGCTTTAATTATACGATGGCAGGTTATAGAGCCAAGATGGATCCCATCGGGTTCAATGCTTCCAACTCTTCAAATACAAGATAAAATTCTTGTTGAGAAAATATCCCCCAAAATCACATCCAAATCAAATCTTTCAACATTAAAAAATAAAATAGTTGTTTTTAAAGTTCCGGAACAATTAATTAATGCTGGTTATGAAGCAGATACTGCACTAATAAAACGAGTAATTGGAATTCCCGGAGACAAGATAGAAGTAAGAGACGGTAACCTCTACTTAAATGATATCACTCAAAGAAATTACGTTTTTGACAAAAATATTAATTATTCACTAGGGCCTTTTATTGTCCCAGAAGAGTCATTATGGGTGATGGGAGATAATAGAAATAACAGTATGGACTCACATATTTGGGGGTTTTTACCCTATGAAAAGGTTATTGGTAAAGCTATTTTTAGATATTGGCCGTTGAATAAAATTGGACCTATTCGGTTCCCTGCCCTTAATAATTTAGATTAA
- the menD gene encoding 2-succinyl-5-enolpyruvyl-6-hydroxy-3-cyclohexene-1-carboxylic-acid synthase has protein sequence MTSSIECKNFLRSLQLLNLLIKIGVQNLIVCPGSRSAPLAIAAGELNKLGLVNIFNSIDERSAGFHSLGISAASGNLSLVITTSGTAVSNLLPAAVEADRSCKGIIFLTADRPLRLKDCGANQTVNQEDFLSSVCRRVLSTNLNGLHETQENEILNLVRITEKQISTFPGPIHLNIPIDKPLGISFLNKKNVLEVFERIYLKKKYIFQEVEIKSDKNKFLEISKSLNLDESGIILVGPYQGSINDLTSFNKSLERLQEITGWPVFADPVSGVYSDLRGLVVNWELVLRKNKNSINCHQLLRLGPMSCSIDLEKFLINFEGIQILIKEKNHRKLDPIKKSFEYDFGLSNFTTLLLEELSINEKNKKSLTPMALDLIEEGEQIKEILKEKITQDNHITEYMLANLVPKLWPAENPIMLSASSPIRDWLTFSENATLTRNCFSFRGASGIDGTLSLALGISRIKNPLLLVTGDLAFIHDINGWLIENSIDMNLTILLINNNGGNIFNRIYKENLKEDELKKLFLMPKEINWPKLAEGYQVNFKSVANFKKLREAFDWSISIQKSVIIKVDIDPENEICEKNALLEKIIGS, from the coding sequence ATGACATCATCTATTGAATGCAAAAATTTTCTTAGAAGTTTACAACTTTTGAATCTTCTTATAAAAATAGGCGTTCAAAATTTAATAGTATGTCCTGGTAGTAGATCAGCACCTTTAGCAATAGCTGCTGGAGAATTAAATAAATTAGGACTGGTAAATATTTTTAATTCAATAGATGAGAGATCTGCTGGATTCCACTCTCTTGGAATTTCTGCTGCATCAGGTAATCTTTCTTTAGTTATTACCACTTCTGGGACTGCCGTAAGTAATTTATTGCCAGCAGCAGTTGAGGCAGACCGATCTTGTAAAGGTATTATATTTCTTACTGCTGATAGACCCTTAAGATTAAAAGATTGTGGCGCTAATCAAACAGTAAATCAAGAAGATTTTTTGAGTTCAGTCTGCAGAAGGGTTTTAAGTACAAATCTAAATGGACTTCATGAAACACAAGAAAATGAAATCTTGAATTTAGTGCGAATTACTGAGAAACAAATATCAACATTCCCTGGTCCTATTCATTTAAATATTCCTATTGATAAGCCTTTAGGTATTTCATTTTTGAATAAAAAAAATGTTTTAGAGGTTTTTGAGAGAATTTATTTAAAGAAAAAATATATATTTCAGGAAGTTGAAATAAAGTCTGATAAAAACAAATTCTTAGAAATTTCAAAAAGTTTAAATTTAGATGAATCCGGTATTATTTTGGTAGGTCCTTATCAAGGTTCCATAAATGATTTAACTTCTTTCAATAAATCTTTAGAACGATTACAAGAAATTACTGGTTGGCCAGTGTTTGCTGATCCTGTTTCAGGAGTTTATTCTGATTTGAGAGGATTAGTTGTGAATTGGGAATTAGTCTTAAGAAAAAATAAAAATTCAATAAATTGTCATCAACTTTTGAGGCTTGGCCCTATGTCATGCTCAATTGATTTGGAGAAGTTTTTAATAAACTTCGAAGGGATACAAATTCTTATAAAAGAAAAAAACCATAGAAAATTGGACCCTATAAAAAAATCATTTGAATATGATTTTGGACTATCAAATTTTACTACTCTATTGTTAGAAGAATTATCAATTAACGAAAAAAACAAAAAGTCTCTTACTCCGATGGCTCTAGATCTAATAGAGGAAGGTGAGCAAATTAAAGAAATTTTAAAAGAGAAAATTACTCAAGATAATCATATTACTGAGTATATGCTTGCAAATCTTGTTCCTAAACTTTGGCCAGCTGAAAATCCTATAATGCTCTCAGCGAGTAGCCCGATTAGAGATTGGCTTACATTTTCTGAAAATGCTACTTTAACAAGAAATTGTTTCAGCTTTAGGGGAGCTTCTGGTATAGACGGTACTTTATCTCTTGCATTAGGTATTTCTAGAATTAAAAATCCTCTACTTCTTGTGACTGGAGATTTGGCTTTTATTCATGATATAAACGGTTGGTTGATTGAAAATTCAATCGACATGAATTTAACAATTCTTCTGATAAATAATAATGGCGGAAATATATTTAATCGAATTTATAAAGAAAATTTAAAAGAAGATGAATTAAAAAAACTTTTTCTTATGCCAAAAGAAATAAACTGGCCAAAACTAGCAGAGGGCTATCAAGTAAATTTTAAAAGTGTGGCAAATTTTAAAAAATTACGAGAGGCATTCGATTGGAGCATTTCTATCCAGAAATCTGTAATAATTAAAGTTGATATTGATCCAGAAAATGAAATTTGTGAAAAAAATGCCCTGCTAGAAAAAATAATTGGCAGTTAA